The following proteins come from a genomic window of Larimichthys crocea isolate SSNF chromosome III, L_crocea_2.0, whole genome shotgun sequence:
- the zdhhc16a gene encoding palmitoyltransferase ZDHHC16A isoform X1 has protein sequence MRWCPSSVLHLLRCVRLRPCIRRGRNRLPLWVREIWAYMSVLAQSLYFNSLTDSDVVFDSVFEPLFWTVDYVTRWFGTVFVFLVVILVSSILAIAYMVLLPLVLNTYSPPWIAWHVCYGHWNLVMIAFHYYKATKTAPGYPPTEKNDSPFVAVCKKCVMPKPARTHHCGICNRCILKMDHHCPWLNNCVGHFNHRYFFSFCLFLTLGCVYCSISGRNLFLDAYNSIERFKHLDMDKPGVPVTGMGLLIGLLPPGQTNYQTPAPPYTFKDKMIHKSIIYMWVLTSTVGVALGALTLWHAVLISRGETSIERHINGKEIKRMAKRGKVYKNPYSYGKLNNWKVFFGVEKKSHWVTRVLLPSGHTPHSDGLTWDVFPVKKDLIPV, from the exons ATGCGGTGGTGTCCCAGCTCAGTGCTCCACCTACTGCGCTGTGTGCGGTTACGGCCCTGTATCAGGAGAGGAAGGAACAGACTGCCTCTGTGGGTTAGGGAAATATGGGCTTACATGAGCGTACTGGCACAGTCACTTTACTTTAACTCCCTCACAGACTCAGATGTGGTTTTCGACTCCGTCTTTGAACCGTTGTTTTGGACTGTGGATTATGTGACCCGCTGGTTTGGCACA gtttttgttttcctggTGGTGATACTGGTCAGCTCTATCTTGGCGATAGCCTATATGGTCCTACTGCCTCTGGTTCTCAACACATACTCCCCTCCATGGATTGCTTGGCATGTTTGTTATGGACACTGGAACCTTGTCATGATTGCGTTCCATTACTACAAGGCCACCAAGACAGCCCCTGGGTACCCCCCTACA GAAAAAAACGACAGTCCATTTGTGGCAGTCTGCAAGAAGTGTGTCATGCCCAAACCAGCAAGAACACACCACTGTGGTATCTGTAACAG gtGCATTCTAAAAATGGACCATCATTGTC CCTGGTTGAATAACTGTGTGGGTCACTTTAACCATCGttacttcttctccttctgcctCTTCTTGACCTTGGGCTGTGTCTACTGTAGCATCAGTGGCAGAAACCTGTTCCTAGATGCATACAATTCTATTGAG CGCTTTAAACATTTGGACATGGACAAACCAGGGGTACCAGTAACAGGGATGGGACTTCTTATAGGGCTTCTACCACCTGGCCAG ACCAACTACCAGACACCTGCACCTCCATACACCTTTAAGGATAAGATGATTCATAAGAGCATAATTTACATGTGGGTGCTTACCAG cactGTGGGAGTGGCTCTGGGGGCGCTGACTCTTTGGCACGCAGTTCTTATATCCAGAGGAGAGACCAGCATAGAAAGACACATTAACGGCAAGGAAATAAAGAGAATGGCAAAACGAGGAAAG GTATACAAAAACCCTTATAGTTACGGCAAGCTGAATAACTGGAAAGTCTTCTTTGGCGTGGAGAAAAAGAG TCACTGGGTGACGCGTGTTCTCCTTCCATCTGGACACACCCCACATAGTGATGGTTT
- the zdhhc16a gene encoding palmitoyltransferase ZDHHC16A isoform X2: MRWCPSSVLHLLRCVRLRPCIRRGRNRLPLWVREIWAYMSVLAQSLYFNSLTDSDVVFDSVFEPLFWTVDYVTRWFGTVFVFLVVILVSSILAIAYMVLLPLVLNTYSPPWIAWHVCYGHWNLVMIAFHYYKATKTAPGYPPTEKNDSPFVAVCKKCVMPKPARTHHCGICNRCILKMDHHCPWLNNCVGHFNHRYFFSFCLFLTLGCVYCSISGRNLFLDAYNSIETNYQTPAPPYTFKDKMIHKSIIYMWVLTSTVGVALGALTLWHAVLISRGETSIERHINGKEIKRMAKRGKVYKNPYSYGKLNNWKVFFGVEKKSHWVTRVLLPSGHTPHSDGLTWDVFPVKKDLIPV; the protein is encoded by the exons ATGCGGTGGTGTCCCAGCTCAGTGCTCCACCTACTGCGCTGTGTGCGGTTACGGCCCTGTATCAGGAGAGGAAGGAACAGACTGCCTCTGTGGGTTAGGGAAATATGGGCTTACATGAGCGTACTGGCACAGTCACTTTACTTTAACTCCCTCACAGACTCAGATGTGGTTTTCGACTCCGTCTTTGAACCGTTGTTTTGGACTGTGGATTATGTGACCCGCTGGTTTGGCACA gtttttgttttcctggTGGTGATACTGGTCAGCTCTATCTTGGCGATAGCCTATATGGTCCTACTGCCTCTGGTTCTCAACACATACTCCCCTCCATGGATTGCTTGGCATGTTTGTTATGGACACTGGAACCTTGTCATGATTGCGTTCCATTACTACAAGGCCACCAAGACAGCCCCTGGGTACCCCCCTACA GAAAAAAACGACAGTCCATTTGTGGCAGTCTGCAAGAAGTGTGTCATGCCCAAACCAGCAAGAACACACCACTGTGGTATCTGTAACAG gtGCATTCTAAAAATGGACCATCATTGTC CCTGGTTGAATAACTGTGTGGGTCACTTTAACCATCGttacttcttctccttctgcctCTTCTTGACCTTGGGCTGTGTCTACTGTAGCATCAGTGGCAGAAACCTGTTCCTAGATGCATACAATTCTATTGAG ACCAACTACCAGACACCTGCACCTCCATACACCTTTAAGGATAAGATGATTCATAAGAGCATAATTTACATGTGGGTGCTTACCAG cactGTGGGAGTGGCTCTGGGGGCGCTGACTCTTTGGCACGCAGTTCTTATATCCAGAGGAGAGACCAGCATAGAAAGACACATTAACGGCAAGGAAATAAAGAGAATGGCAAAACGAGGAAAG GTATACAAAAACCCTTATAGTTACGGCAAGCTGAATAACTGGAAAGTCTTCTTTGGCGTGGAGAAAAAGAG TCACTGGGTGACGCGTGTTCTCCTTCCATCTGGACACACCCCACATAGTGATGGTTT
- the mettl18 gene encoding histidine protein methyltransferase 1 homolog, whose product MSFCFNFDLPAQTTTNPDSVDGNELQNRKKDNAAKPIEDNTKPAEPLKEAKEHLPQNDPQFLLMDAVTETVTIGTLPPLHFLNETVFEKTASERKDEENILSRTSEQRSDLISGVYEGGLKVWECTYDLLELIEKDGETFGGKTVLDLGCGAGLLGILALKRGAKKVHFQDYNSTVVEQLTVPNVILNCQEDDKVDSEDEEASGKGKIQEKFGSKIKAKEEEDVEEGNPAPKKRAIDLSEQPLLAKCRFFSGDWSTFLALVKKEDPQPKYDIIFTSETIYNTAYYPTLHETLHKLLSPGGLVYLATKSHYFGVGGGLHLFETFVEQRGIFSLDHLWDGEEGLQRHVVVLRFKMPKDT is encoded by the exons atgtcattttgttttaacttCGACCTTccagcacaaacaacaacaaatccgGACAGCGTGGACGGAAATGAATtgcaaaacagaaagaaagacaatgcTGCAAAACCT attgAGGACAACACAAAACCAGCAGAGCCTTTAAAAGAGGCCAAAGAGCACCTTCCTCAAAATGACCCACAGTTCCTCCTAATGGATGCTGTCACCGAAACGGTTACCATAGGAAcgcttcctcctcttcattttctcaACGAGACAGTTTTTGAAAAGACTGCATCGGAGAGGAAGGATGAGGAGAACATTCTCTCGCGCACTTCCGAGCAGAGGTCTGATCTCATCTCTGGTGTGTACGAGGGAGGGCTGAAGGTGTGGGAGTGCACCTACGACCTCCTTGAGCTGATTGAGAAAGACGGAGAGACCTTTGGAGGGAAGACCGTTTTGGATTTGGGCTGTGGTGCAGGGCTGTTGGGGATACTGGCTCTTAAGAGAGGAGCCAAGAAAGTCCACTTCCAAGATTATAACAGTACAGTTGTTGAACAACTCACAGTGCCAAATGTAATACTAAACTGCCAAGAGGATGATAAAGTAGACAGTGAAGATGAGGAAGCGAGCGGCAAGGGAAAAATACAAGAGAAATTTGGTAGTAAAATAAAGgcgaaagaggaggaagatgtaGAAGAAGGCAACCCAGCACCTAAGAAGAGAGCTATAGATCTATCTGAGCAGCCATTACTAGCCAAGTGTCGATTTTTCTCTGGTGACTGGAGCACATTTCTTGCTTTGGTTAAAAAAGAGGACCCACAACCCAAATATGACATTATATTCACCTCAGAGACCATCTACAACACTGCGTACTACCCCACACTACATGAGACTCTTCACAAACTGCTTTCACCGGGTGGACTGGTCTACCTCGCCACCAAATCCCATTACTTTGGTGTAGGTGGTGGGCTGCACCTGTTTGAGACATTTGTGGAGCAGAGGGGTATTTTCTCTTTGGATCACCTGTGGGATGGCGAAGAAGGACTTCAGAGACACGTAGTAGTACTGCGTTTTAAAATGCCAAAGGACACTTGA
- the sufu gene encoding suppressor of fused homolog isoform X2, producing MDEARPTSGAQAHGLVPLFPPGLQAIYGECRRLYPEQANPLQVTAIVKYWLGGPDPLDYISMYRSMGCPAQDIQEHWHYVSFGLSDLYGDNRVHEFTGPDGPSGFGFELTFRLKREVGETAPPTWPAELMQGLARYVFQSENTFCSGDHVSWHSPLDNSESRIQHMLLTEDPQMQPVQTPFGTVSFLQIVGVCTEELQAAQQWNGQGILELMRGVRVAGGPWLITDMRRGETIFDIDPHLQERVDQGIETEGSNLSGVSAKCVWDDLSRPPEDEEDSRSICIGSQPRRLSDKDTEQIRETLRKGLEFNSKAALPPINSQRQSHERPPSRKDSLESESSAAIVPHELVRTRQLESVHLKFNQESGTLLPLCLRGRLLHGRHFTYKSINGDTAITFVSTGVEGAFATEEHPYAAHGPWLQILLTEEFVEQMLGDLQELNTREETKLPKEYSWPEKKLKISVLPDSVFDNPLQ from the exons ATGGATGAAGCACGGCCTACCAGTGGTGCTCAAGCCCACGGGCTGGTGCCGCTGTTTCCCCCAGGATTGCAGGCTATCTACGGGGAATGCAGGCGACTTTACCCCGAGCAGGCTAACCCGCTTCAGGTTACAGCTATTGTAAAATATTG GTTAGGGGGCCCAGACCCGTTAGACTACATCAGTATGTATCGGAGTATGGGCTGTCCAGCTCAGGACATCCAGGAGCACTGGCACTATGTCAGCTTTGGGCTGAGTGACCTGTATGGGGATAATAGGGTTCATGA attcACAGGGCCAGACGGTCCCAGTGGGTTTGGCTTTGAGCTCACCTTCAGACTCAAAAGAGAGGTTGGAGAGACGGCGCCGCCAACCTGGCCAGCTGAACTCATGCAAGGCTTGGCACGCTATGTGTTCCAGTCAG aaaacacattttgtagTGGCGACCACGTATCGTGGCACAGTCCACTAGACAACAGTGAATCTCGTATCCAGCATATGTTGCTTACAGAGGACCCACAGATGCAACCAGTTCAAACTCCATTTGGCACAGTGAGCTTTCTCCAG ATTGTGGGTGTATGTACAGAGGAGCTACAGGCGGCCCAACAGTGGAACGGCCAAGGCATCCTGGAGCTGATGCGTGGAGTCAGAGT AGCTGGTGGCCCCTGGCTAatcacagacatgaggagaggGGAAACCATTTTTGACATTGATCCACACCTACAA GAGAGAGTGGACCAGGGTATCGAGACAGAGGGCTCTAACTTGAGCGGGGTCAGCGCTAAATGTGTGTGGGACGATCTGAGTCGGCCTccagaggacgaggaggacagCCGATCTATCTGCATAGGATCACAGCCACGGAGGCTGTCGGACAAAG acacagagcagatcagGGAGACCCTGAGAAAAGGACTGGAGTTTAACAGCAAGGCAGCGCTACCACCCATCAATAGCCAGAGACAGAGCCATGAGAGACCTCC GAGTCGGAAGGACAGTTTGGAGAGTGAGAGTTCAGCAGCCATTGTTCCTCATGAGTTGGTCCGAACACGACAGTTGGAGAGCGTCCATCTGAAATTCAACCAAGAGTCAGGCACACTGCTGCCCCTCTGCCTGCG GGGTCGGTTGCTTCATGGGAGACACTTCACCTACAAAAGTATCAACGGAGACACAGCCATCACATTTGTGTCCACGGGAGTTGAAGGAGCTTTTGCTACTGAAGAGCATCCGTATGCAGCCCATGGCCCCTGGCTTCag ATATTGTTGACTGAAGAGTTTGTAGAGCAGATGCTTGGGGATTTACAGGAACTTAACACTCGTGAGGAG ACAAAGTTACCAAAGGAGTACAGTTGGCCAGAAAAGAAGCTGAAGATCTCTGTACTACCAGACTCTGTGTTTGATAATCCACTGCAATGA
- the sufu gene encoding suppressor of fused homolog isoform X1 → MDEARPTSGAQAHGLVPLFPPGLQAIYGECRRLYPEQANPLQVTAIVKYWLGGPDPLDYISMYRSMGCPAQDIQEHWHYVSFGLSDLYGDNRVHEFTGPDGPSGFGFELTFRLKREVGETAPPTWPAELMQGLARYVFQSENTFCSGDHVSWHSPLDNSESRIQHMLLTEDPQMQPVQTPFGTVSFLQIVGVCTEELQAAQQWNGQGILELMRGVRVAGGPWLITDMRRGETIFDIDPHLQQERVDQGIETEGSNLSGVSAKCVWDDLSRPPEDEEDSRSICIGSQPRRLSDKDTEQIRETLRKGLEFNSKAALPPINSQRQSHERPPSRKDSLESESSAAIVPHELVRTRQLESVHLKFNQESGTLLPLCLRGRLLHGRHFTYKSINGDTAITFVSTGVEGAFATEEHPYAAHGPWLQILLTEEFVEQMLGDLQELNTREETKLPKEYSWPEKKLKISVLPDSVFDNPLQ, encoded by the exons ATGGATGAAGCACGGCCTACCAGTGGTGCTCAAGCCCACGGGCTGGTGCCGCTGTTTCCCCCAGGATTGCAGGCTATCTACGGGGAATGCAGGCGACTTTACCCCGAGCAGGCTAACCCGCTTCAGGTTACAGCTATTGTAAAATATTG GTTAGGGGGCCCAGACCCGTTAGACTACATCAGTATGTATCGGAGTATGGGCTGTCCAGCTCAGGACATCCAGGAGCACTGGCACTATGTCAGCTTTGGGCTGAGTGACCTGTATGGGGATAATAGGGTTCATGA attcACAGGGCCAGACGGTCCCAGTGGGTTTGGCTTTGAGCTCACCTTCAGACTCAAAAGAGAGGTTGGAGAGACGGCGCCGCCAACCTGGCCAGCTGAACTCATGCAAGGCTTGGCACGCTATGTGTTCCAGTCAG aaaacacattttgtagTGGCGACCACGTATCGTGGCACAGTCCACTAGACAACAGTGAATCTCGTATCCAGCATATGTTGCTTACAGAGGACCCACAGATGCAACCAGTTCAAACTCCATTTGGCACAGTGAGCTTTCTCCAG ATTGTGGGTGTATGTACAGAGGAGCTACAGGCGGCCCAACAGTGGAACGGCCAAGGCATCCTGGAGCTGATGCGTGGAGTCAGAGT AGCTGGTGGCCCCTGGCTAatcacagacatgaggagaggGGAAACCATTTTTGACATTGATCCACACCTACAA CAGGAGAGAGTGGACCAGGGTATCGAGACAGAGGGCTCTAACTTGAGCGGGGTCAGCGCTAAATGTGTGTGGGACGATCTGAGTCGGCCTccagaggacgaggaggacagCCGATCTATCTGCATAGGATCACAGCCACGGAGGCTGTCGGACAAAG acacagagcagatcagGGAGACCCTGAGAAAAGGACTGGAGTTTAACAGCAAGGCAGCGCTACCACCCATCAATAGCCAGAGACAGAGCCATGAGAGACCTCC GAGTCGGAAGGACAGTTTGGAGAGTGAGAGTTCAGCAGCCATTGTTCCTCATGAGTTGGTCCGAACACGACAGTTGGAGAGCGTCCATCTGAAATTCAACCAAGAGTCAGGCACACTGCTGCCCCTCTGCCTGCG GGGTCGGTTGCTTCATGGGAGACACTTCACCTACAAAAGTATCAACGGAGACACAGCCATCACATTTGTGTCCACGGGAGTTGAAGGAGCTTTTGCTACTGAAGAGCATCCGTATGCAGCCCATGGCCCCTGGCTTCag ATATTGTTGACTGAAGAGTTTGTAGAGCAGATGCTTGGGGATTTACAGGAACTTAACACTCGTGAGGAG ACAAAGTTACCAAAGGAGTACAGTTGGCCAGAAAAGAAGCTGAAGATCTCTGTACTACCAGACTCTGTGTTTGATAATCCACTGCAATGA
- the trim8a gene encoding E3 ubiquitin-protein ligase TRIM8a isoform X1, producing the protein MGNKYHTTTSVWDPAEIMDATWKNCFEEELLCPICLNVFEEPIQLPCKHNFCKGCISEAWAKDNAAVRCPECNHDYDQKPTLEKNFKLANIVKRFNALNTEKVPAVLHCVLCRRGPPLPVRKVCLRCKEPCCQTHIQTHLQQPCAAPGHLLVDAEELSAWTCPSHEAYRLLHCEEEQVALCPFCCISHCTNQRHTVCEVDTQRIQMQAMLMRQQDRLEGRVQNIDEQLTKLESDKTLMKDAVSELKERVRAQYQRMHALLEANQAETMQMLESTFTMYVRKNSQQVLQLNEKRQEAEKLLSSVQTVFQRSDSINFMKNTKPYQLLMDRSNSHLTSAIPPLRVGQLNSHYLLSELSMREKNLRKMLEEPFNEAPILEIVQSHSSSPGSNMGTSSGLQKRKYGMAFLENNTSNSTSQDPPPLLYGSKKPFLADQTHHASSMYSSEGLSQNPHAGPGHSRLLDTSAHHMVGLGSSSSHHSGTIFPPSHFPSGGASQQAMYEGRKVLMCTLNNCCCSRAPATRARPPYPASDSFPSMTSQEFPSHAPLPASQPLQHFPMRGLMEASQTARHPDFYGLYGQSSTKHYGTK; encoded by the exons ATGGGGAATAAATA tcacacAACAACATCAGTTTGGGATCCAGCTGAAATCATGGATGCGACTTGGAAAAACTGCTTCGAAGAGGAGCTCCTGTGTCCCATTTGCCTGAATGTTTTCGAGGAACCCATCCAGCTGCCATGCAAGCACAACTTCTGCAAGGGTTGCATCTCTGAGGCTTGGGCTAAAGACAACGCTGCGGTCCGCTGTCCTGAATGCAACCATGACTACGACCAGAAACCCACACTGGAGAAGAACTTTAAGCTTGCCAACATAGTGAAGCGGTTTAATGCCTTGAACACTGAGAAAGTCCCTGCTGTGCTGCACTGTGTCCTCTGCAGACGAGGCCCCCCGTTGCCGGTGCGGAAGGTCTGCCTGCGCTGTAAGGAGCCCTGCTGCCAAACTCATATCCAGACACACCTACAGCAGCCGTGTGCAGCCCCGGGACACCTGTTAGTTGATGCCGAAGAGCTGAGCGCTTGGACCTGTCCCAGTCATGAGGCATACAGGCTGCTCCACTGTGAGGAAGAGCAGGTGGCTCTGTGTCCGTTCTGCTGCATCTCTCACTGCACTAACCAAAGACACACAGTCTGCGAAGTGGATACCCAACGCATACAAATGCAG GCCATGCTAATGAGGCAGCAAGACAGACTGGAGGGTCGTGTTCAGAACATCGATGAGCAGCTCACCAAGCTGGAGTCAGACAAGACGCTGATGAAG GATGCAGTGTCTGAACTGAAGGAGCGTGTGAGAGCCCAGTATCAGAGGATGCACGCGCTGCTAGAAGCGAACCAGGCTGAAACCATGCAGATGCTGGAGAGCACTTTCACCATGTATGTGAGGAAAAACTCCCAGCAGGTTCTCCAGCTCAACGAGAAGCGCCAGGAAGCGGAAAAACTCCTGAGTTCAGTACAGACGGTCTTCCAAAGATCAGACAGCATTAACTTCATGAAG AACACAAAACCTTACCAGCTACTAATGGACAG gtcaaaCTCACACCTGACTAGTGCCATCCCTCCACTCAGAGTGGGCCAGCTCAACTCTCATTATTTGCTCTCCGAACTCTCAATGAGAGAAAAGAACCTGCGAAAAATGTTGGAGG AACCATTCAATGAGGCGCCCATTCTTGAGATCGTCCAGTCTCACAGCAGTTCTCCTGGCTCCAACATGGGGACTAGTTCAGGACTACAGAAGAGGAAATATGGCATGGCTTTCCTGGAGAATAACACATCAAACTCCACCTCCCAGGATCCTCCACCTTTGCTCTACGGCAGCAAAAAACCTTTTCTGGCTGACCAGACCCATCACGCTTCATCCATGTATTCCTCTGAAGGCCTCTCCCAGAATCCACACGCTGGCCCCGGCCATAGCCGACTCCTTGACACTTCAGCCCATCACATGGTGGGTCTAGGGTCCAGTTCCAGCCACCACTCAGGGACCATATTCCCCCCCTCTCACTTTCCCAGTGGAGGGGCCTCGCAACAAGCCATGTACGAAGGGAGGAAAGTACTGATGTGCACTCTGAATAACTGTTGCTGCTCCAGGGCCCCCGCTACTCGTGCCCGGCCTCCGTACCCAGCGTCAGACTCCTTCCCCTCCATGACCTCTCAGGAGTTTCCCTCACATGCCCCGTTACCTGCAAGCCAGCCACTGCAGCATTTTCCCATGAGGGGGCTGATGGAGGCCTCACAGACAGCCAGGCACCCCGACTTCTACGGGCTGTATGGACAGTCTTCAACCAAGCATTACGGGACCAAGTAA
- the trim8a gene encoding E3 ubiquitin-protein ligase TRIM8a isoform X2, with product MDATWKNCFEEELLCPICLNVFEEPIQLPCKHNFCKGCISEAWAKDNAAVRCPECNHDYDQKPTLEKNFKLANIVKRFNALNTEKVPAVLHCVLCRRGPPLPVRKVCLRCKEPCCQTHIQTHLQQPCAAPGHLLVDAEELSAWTCPSHEAYRLLHCEEEQVALCPFCCISHCTNQRHTVCEVDTQRIQMQAMLMRQQDRLEGRVQNIDEQLTKLESDKTLMKDAVSELKERVRAQYQRMHALLEANQAETMQMLESTFTMYVRKNSQQVLQLNEKRQEAEKLLSSVQTVFQRSDSINFMKNTKPYQLLMDRSNSHLTSAIPPLRVGQLNSHYLLSELSMREKNLRKMLEEPFNEAPILEIVQSHSSSPGSNMGTSSGLQKRKYGMAFLENNTSNSTSQDPPPLLYGSKKPFLADQTHHASSMYSSEGLSQNPHAGPGHSRLLDTSAHHMVGLGSSSSHHSGTIFPPSHFPSGGASQQAMYEGRKVLMCTLNNCCCSRAPATRARPPYPASDSFPSMTSQEFPSHAPLPASQPLQHFPMRGLMEASQTARHPDFYGLYGQSSTKHYGTK from the exons ATGGATGCGACTTGGAAAAACTGCTTCGAAGAGGAGCTCCTGTGTCCCATTTGCCTGAATGTTTTCGAGGAACCCATCCAGCTGCCATGCAAGCACAACTTCTGCAAGGGTTGCATCTCTGAGGCTTGGGCTAAAGACAACGCTGCGGTCCGCTGTCCTGAATGCAACCATGACTACGACCAGAAACCCACACTGGAGAAGAACTTTAAGCTTGCCAACATAGTGAAGCGGTTTAATGCCTTGAACACTGAGAAAGTCCCTGCTGTGCTGCACTGTGTCCTCTGCAGACGAGGCCCCCCGTTGCCGGTGCGGAAGGTCTGCCTGCGCTGTAAGGAGCCCTGCTGCCAAACTCATATCCAGACACACCTACAGCAGCCGTGTGCAGCCCCGGGACACCTGTTAGTTGATGCCGAAGAGCTGAGCGCTTGGACCTGTCCCAGTCATGAGGCATACAGGCTGCTCCACTGTGAGGAAGAGCAGGTGGCTCTGTGTCCGTTCTGCTGCATCTCTCACTGCACTAACCAAAGACACACAGTCTGCGAAGTGGATACCCAACGCATACAAATGCAG GCCATGCTAATGAGGCAGCAAGACAGACTGGAGGGTCGTGTTCAGAACATCGATGAGCAGCTCACCAAGCTGGAGTCAGACAAGACGCTGATGAAG GATGCAGTGTCTGAACTGAAGGAGCGTGTGAGAGCCCAGTATCAGAGGATGCACGCGCTGCTAGAAGCGAACCAGGCTGAAACCATGCAGATGCTGGAGAGCACTTTCACCATGTATGTGAGGAAAAACTCCCAGCAGGTTCTCCAGCTCAACGAGAAGCGCCAGGAAGCGGAAAAACTCCTGAGTTCAGTACAGACGGTCTTCCAAAGATCAGACAGCATTAACTTCATGAAG AACACAAAACCTTACCAGCTACTAATGGACAG gtcaaaCTCACACCTGACTAGTGCCATCCCTCCACTCAGAGTGGGCCAGCTCAACTCTCATTATTTGCTCTCCGAACTCTCAATGAGAGAAAAGAACCTGCGAAAAATGTTGGAGG AACCATTCAATGAGGCGCCCATTCTTGAGATCGTCCAGTCTCACAGCAGTTCTCCTGGCTCCAACATGGGGACTAGTTCAGGACTACAGAAGAGGAAATATGGCATGGCTTTCCTGGAGAATAACACATCAAACTCCACCTCCCAGGATCCTCCACCTTTGCTCTACGGCAGCAAAAAACCTTTTCTGGCTGACCAGACCCATCACGCTTCATCCATGTATTCCTCTGAAGGCCTCTCCCAGAATCCACACGCTGGCCCCGGCCATAGCCGACTCCTTGACACTTCAGCCCATCACATGGTGGGTCTAGGGTCCAGTTCCAGCCACCACTCAGGGACCATATTCCCCCCCTCTCACTTTCCCAGTGGAGGGGCCTCGCAACAAGCCATGTACGAAGGGAGGAAAGTACTGATGTGCACTCTGAATAACTGTTGCTGCTCCAGGGCCCCCGCTACTCGTGCCCGGCCTCCGTACCCAGCGTCAGACTCCTTCCCCTCCATGACCTCTCAGGAGTTTCCCTCACATGCCCCGTTACCTGCAAGCCAGCCACTGCAGCATTTTCCCATGAGGGGGCTGATGGAGGCCTCACAGACAGCCAGGCACCCCGACTTCTACGGGCTGTATGGACAGTCTTCAACCAAGCATTACGGGACCAAGTAA